In Fluviicola taffensis DSM 16823, the following are encoded in one genomic region:
- a CDS encoding deoxycytidylate deaminase codes for MFVELDKEVTEEKKLRYDKAYLRMAQTWAELSHCERKKVGALIVRDGRIISDGYNGTPAGFENCCEDQNGNTQWYVLHAEANAILKVARSTNDCSGATLFITLSPCKDCSKLVLQAGIKRVVYMMEYKDTTGVDFLKSAGVEVVHISDPN; via the coding sequence ATGTTTGTAGAACTAGATAAAGAAGTGACAGAAGAGAAAAAATTAAGATACGACAAAGCTTACTTGAGAATGGCTCAAACTTGGGCTGAATTATCACATTGTGAGCGCAAAAAAGTTGGAGCGTTGATTGTCCGTGATGGAAGAATTATTTCAGATGGTTACAATGGAACTCCTGCAGGATTTGAAAATTGTTGCGAAGATCAAAACGGAAATACACAGTGGTATGTTTTGCATGCTGAGGCAAATGCCATTTTGAAAGTTGCTCGGTCTACGAATGATTGCAGTGGAGCGACTCTTTTTATTACCTTGTCACCTTGTAAAGATTGCAGTAAATTGGTTCTACAAGCAGGAATCAAACGTGTTGTTTATATGATGGAATACAAAGACACTACTGGTGTTGACTTTTTAAAAAGCGCTGGTGTTGAAGTGGTTCACATCTCAGATCCGAATTAA